The Oreochromis niloticus isolate F11D_XX linkage group LG13, O_niloticus_UMD_NMBU, whole genome shotgun sequence genome has a window encoding:
- the lrrc73 gene encoding leucine-rich repeat-containing protein 73 encodes MLPASIQITGEMLSAAEVQDICESLKEDGVRLLSVRGCQLSDRDFGRVCRSVAESRSLAQLNLNLGVVSSIGRTRHLADALKTNRSLQTLFLHGSPLLDAGLVTLNPALSTHPSLVCLDLGDCMLGDEALGLICGMLPPDGAKSGLRELTLSANPGISSKGWARLSIAVAHSSQLRVLNLDYNPLGDQIAGMLAVAVASSRTLEVLDLEGTGLTNQSAQVFLDMVENYPTSLRVLVLAENDISPELQQQICDLLSEGEDDDDREALPLVPDPASITAFQQIRDKYHPIRDKYHPIRDKYQLPAWLPHSNSSTQAVLLTSGLGESLLAETEM; translated from the exons ATGCTGCCCGCCTCTATCCAGATCACAGGCGAGATGCTGTCGGCGGCTGAAGTTCAGGACATCTGTGAGAGTCTGAAGGAGGATGGCGTGCGCCTGCTGTCTGTGCGTGGCTGCCAGCTCTCCGATCGTGACTTTGGGCGTGTCTGCCGCAGCGTTGCTGAGTCGCGCTCGCTCGCTCAGCTCAACCTTAACCTGGGCGTCGTCTCCAGTATTGGCCGGACGCGGCACCTGGCTGACGCCCTGAAGACTAACCGCTCCCTGCAGACCCTGTT CCTTCATGGCAGCCCGCTATTGGACGCCGGCCTAGTGACCCTGAACCCCGCCCTGTCCACCCATCCTTCACTGGTGTGCCTGGATCTTGGTGACTGCATGCTGGGAGACGAGGCGCTGGGTCTGATCTGCGGGATGCTGCCGCCAGACGGCGCAAAGTCAG ggcTCAGGGAGCTCACTCTCAGTGCTAACCCAGGAATCAGCTCCAAAGGCTGGGCTCGACTCTCCATTGCCGTGGCGCACAGCTCACAGCTCCGCGTGCTCAACCTGGACTACAACCCACTCG GTGATCAGATTGCAGGGATGCTGGCAGTTGCCGTGGCATCCAGCAGGACTCTGGAGGTTCTGGACCTAGAGGGAACCGGACTGACCAACCAGTCAGCACAG GTATTCCTGGACATGGTGGAGAATTACCCGACCAGCCTGCGGGTCCTGGTTCTGGCTGAGAACGACATCAGTCCGGAGCTCCAGCAGCAGATCTGTGACCTGCTGTCTGAGGGGGAGGATGACGATGACAGAGAGGCCTTGCCTCTGGTGCCAGATCCTGCCTCCATCACTGCTTTCCAGCAAATCAGAGACAAGTATCACCCAATCAGAGACAAGTATCACCCAATCAGAGACAAGTACCAGCTCCCCGCCTGGCTACCCCACAGCA ACTCCAGCACCCAGGCGGTTTTGCTGACGTCAGGTCTAGGTGAGAGCTTATTGGCTGAGACTGAGATGTGA